The DNA window ATAGGGCCTTTTTACCCGCCCAGCATCAAACAAAGGGAAATGTTACCTTTTTATGCCCGGGAATTTTCGTTCACTGAAGTTAATTCCACTTTTTATCGCATTCCCACCAAGTATATGCTTTATCACATGCAGGAAAAAACGCCGCCGGGATTCCAGTTTGTCATCAAAGCTCCAAAAGAACTTACTCACGAGCGGGAAGACAACCAGAAAAGCTTCAGACAGTTCCGGGAGGCACTGGAACCTCTTATCGAGAATAAAAAATTGGGCTGTATTCTGGCTCAATTTCCTTACAGTTTTCACTGCAATAAGTCCAACCAGGATTACCTGAAAAAATTCCGCGAAGGGTTAGAGGAACTTCCGGTAGTGGTGGAATTCCGTCACCGGGGGTGGATCAAGAAAGAAGTTTTTAATTTAATGGTGGAACAACAGTTAGGATATGTTTGTGTGGACCAGCCTCAACTCGGGAATTTAATACCACCGG is part of the Calderihabitans maritimus genome and encodes:
- a CDS encoding DUF72 domain-containing protein — translated: MLFIGTAGYSYDDWIGPFYPPSIKQREMLPFYAREFSFTEVNSTFYRIPTKYMLYHMQEKTPPGFQFVIKAPKELTHEREDNQKSFRQFREALEPLIENKKLGCILAQFPYSFHCNKSNQDYLKKFREGLEELPVVVEFRHRGWIKKEVFNLMVEQQLGYVCVDQPQLGNLIPPVVWVTAPIGYVRFHGRNREKWWRYDYPHERYDYLYSEAELREWIPRIKKLFHKTSKTFISMNNHYQGKAITNARMLRRMLEETKVIPPDAKPFDKKESDRG